Proteins from a genomic interval of Phycisphaerae bacterium:
- a CDS encoding polymer-forming cytoskeletal protein: MADNGDFPTIIGADARFKGELSFERGVRIDGAFDGHIKSKGSLHVAEGAKVSANVEASNVKVEGDCRGNFIVSEKLHLMATAKVEGDLRTTRLEIADGAIFSGNVVVGQTAMEAPVRRMAPSEVSANSSPDVARMPSHPPASAPAPRPTPRPQEIRIPAAS, from the coding sequence ATGGCTGACAACGGCGATTTTCCCACCATTATCGGCGCCGACGCGCGCTTCAAGGGTGAACTTTCTTTCGAACGCGGCGTGCGCATCGACGGCGCCTTCGACGGTCACATCAAATCCAAGGGCTCGCTGCACGTGGCCGAGGGCGCGAAGGTCTCCGCCAACGTCGAGGCCTCCAACGTGAAGGTCGAGGGCGACTGCCGCGGCAATTTCATCGTCTCGGAGAAGCTGCACCTGATGGCCACGGCCAAGGTCGAAGGCGACCTCCGCACGACCCGCCTGGAAATCGCCGACGGCGCGATCTTCAGCGGCAACGTCGTCGTCGGTCAGACGGCTATGGAGGCCCCCGTCCGCCGAATGGCCCCGAGCGAAGTCAGCGCCAACTCATCCCCCGACGTCGCCCGAATGCCTTCGCACCCGCCGGCATCCGCCCCGGCCCCGCGCCCCACTCCGCGCCCGCAGGAAATCCGCATCCCGGCAGCTTCGTAA
- the miaB gene encoding tRNA (N6-isopentenyl adenosine(37)-C2)-methylthiotransferase MiaB: MTPTATLYLETMGCQMNALDSELVLGELLARGFRPTDDAAGASLVVLNTCSVRQHAEDKVYSRLGQLKRTRRKNLDQIVAVIGCMAERDGEGLVAKMPHVDILCGPSELHRLPALVDDVRSNRSRAVALSGRLRSRSTPVVHAGEHTDLEALDSGRAFGLTPHAAVPRVFGQHQAYVRITRGCNKFCTFCVVPYTRGPEVHRPPDQIVDEVRRLADSGVMEVTLLGQTVNHYHYQPEGGGRATSFAELLRRVHDEVPQLPRLRFVTSFPRDFTDEALEVMAASPRICRYLHIPAQSGSNGVLKQMNRGYSVEEYRALLDRARALMPDLSIAGDMIVGFCGETEDDFQASVGLLRYARYKNCYIFKYSPRPGTTADDRLADDVPDEIKRRRNNDLLAVQAEISQAHHRAMLDQCVEVLVEGFSKRALKAQESEQSRGEEIDPRRRAAGQLVGRTSGDQIVVFDGSAEWIGRIIPVRIVAATPYTLQGEPFAAATAPTRVRNRELPLPVLSAT, from the coding sequence ATGACGCCGACCGCCACCCTCTATCTGGAAACGATGGGCTGCCAGATGAACGCCTTGGACAGCGAACTGGTCCTGGGCGAGTTGCTGGCGCGCGGATTTCGACCGACGGATGACGCCGCCGGGGCGTCGCTCGTGGTGCTCAATACCTGCTCGGTCCGGCAACATGCCGAGGACAAGGTCTATTCCCGCCTGGGCCAACTTAAGCGGACCCGACGCAAGAATCTGGATCAGATCGTCGCGGTCATCGGCTGCATGGCCGAGCGCGACGGCGAGGGGCTGGTCGCGAAAATGCCGCATGTAGACATCCTCTGCGGGCCGAGCGAACTACACCGACTTCCGGCGCTAGTGGACGATGTGCGATCGAATCGCTCGCGAGCCGTGGCGCTTTCGGGGCGGCTGCGCAGTCGCTCGACGCCCGTGGTCCATGCGGGCGAACACACCGATCTGGAGGCGCTAGACAGCGGCCGGGCGTTTGGACTGACTCCTCACGCGGCGGTGCCGCGCGTCTTTGGGCAGCATCAGGCGTACGTGCGGATCACGCGCGGCTGCAACAAGTTCTGCACGTTTTGCGTCGTCCCCTACACGCGCGGGCCGGAGGTCCACCGACCGCCGGATCAAATCGTGGACGAGGTGCGTCGTCTGGCCGATTCGGGGGTCATGGAAGTGACACTCCTCGGACAGACCGTCAATCATTACCACTATCAGCCGGAAGGCGGCGGTCGCGCGACGAGCTTCGCGGAGTTGCTGCGGCGGGTTCATGACGAGGTTCCGCAACTACCACGATTGCGCTTCGTGACAAGTTTCCCGCGCGACTTCACGGATGAGGCGCTCGAAGTGATGGCGGCGTCACCGCGGATCTGCCGGTATCTGCATATTCCCGCGCAGAGCGGCAGCAACGGCGTGTTGAAGCAAATGAACCGCGGGTACAGCGTCGAGGAGTATCGTGCGCTCTTGGATCGCGCCCGCGCGTTGATGCCGGACCTCTCGATCGCCGGGGACATGATCGTCGGATTTTGCGGCGAGACGGAAGACGACTTTCAGGCGAGCGTCGGACTTCTGCGCTACGCCCGCTATAAGAACTGCTACATCTTCAAGTACTCCCCCCGGCCGGGCACGACGGCGGACGATCGGCTGGCGGACGACGTCCCGGACGAGATCAAGCGGCGGCGCAACAACGACCTGCTCGCGGTGCAGGCGGAGATCAGCCAGGCGCATCATCGCGCCATGCTGGACCAATGCGTCGAGGTGCTCGTCGAGGGCTTCAGCAAGCGGGCCCTCAAGGCCCAGGAATCCGAGCAATCCCGGGGCGAAGAGATCGACCCGCGCCGCCGAGCCGCCGGTCAGCTCGTCGGCCGGACTTCGGGCGACCAGATCGTGGTATTCGACGGCTCGGCGGAATGGATCGGCCGGATTATTCCAGTGCGAATCGTCGCGGCGACGCCATATACTCTCCAGGGGGAACCGTTTGCGGCTGCCACTGCCCCGACTCGAGTGCGCAACCGCGAATTGCCGCTTCCAGTACTGAGTGCGACCTGA
- a CDS encoding SpoIIE family protein phosphatase, giving the protein MRLMILEDKKLRSTLRASAGIVSIGSNPECAVHLPDPRIGGHQATIVQDPGGDWWLEIVDASVPTCLNRAIQKGRARLRHADEIEMGPFAIRLFMESGKSPEELQRERMVALARKHDETLPLSTVAKKFDSPVTVGKEHLEQMTLLALRLAQFESAKDLLAPILRAMIRTFGARRGWVGIRSDDRGPFESTLGVNEHGQPCDRPAFAELMQPRCLTGTQYLYCPEASAPGLRSAMAVPLICQSGTLGMLYVENDAGDPAFDEAAYDAFCTLACCVAMPVETVIRKSLARRQVAASTELTIARATQDAVTPKALPQWNELYVAGYRLMGTERCCDYYDIVQLPDKTASLIMARIEAEGAAVPRTLAEVRTAFRSSALHVDAPHLFARALNWLLSASEGRVTVDLAHLWIAPATGKVQYTIAGSGVHLARVGADGEFEWIETACCESIGKAKGVPAELGAFELGHGETLVMATDGVNKAANAQAETFKLSGLEDSLCEGLSRTPGQALTELEAELTEFLHGGTVPDDLSVVLARRK; this is encoded by the coding sequence ATGCGGCTCATGATCCTCGAGGACAAAAAGCTCCGTTCGACACTCCGCGCGAGCGCGGGGATTGTCTCCATCGGGTCGAATCCGGAGTGCGCCGTGCATTTGCCCGATCCGCGAATCGGCGGCCATCAGGCGACGATCGTGCAGGACCCCGGCGGGGATTGGTGGCTGGAGATCGTGGACGCCTCGGTGCCGACCTGTCTCAACCGGGCGATCCAGAAGGGCCGCGCCCGCTTGCGCCATGCGGACGAGATCGAGATGGGACCGTTCGCCATCCGCCTGTTCATGGAGTCCGGCAAGAGCCCGGAGGAGTTGCAGCGCGAGCGGATGGTCGCGCTGGCTCGGAAGCACGACGAGACGCTGCCGCTTTCCACGGTCGCCAAGAAATTCGACTCGCCTGTGACCGTGGGCAAGGAACACCTGGAGCAGATGACGCTTCTGGCGTTGCGCCTGGCGCAGTTTGAAAGCGCCAAGGACCTGCTCGCGCCGATCCTGCGGGCGATGATCCGGACTTTCGGCGCCCGCCGCGGGTGGGTGGGCATTCGCTCGGACGATCGCGGGCCGTTCGAGTCGACGCTGGGCGTGAATGAACACGGTCAGCCGTGCGATCGGCCGGCCTTTGCGGAGCTGATGCAGCCGCGCTGTTTGACGGGCACGCAGTACTTGTACTGCCCGGAGGCGTCGGCGCCGGGGCTGCGCTCGGCGATGGCGGTGCCGTTGATCTGCCAGTCGGGCACGCTGGGGATGCTCTACGTCGAGAACGACGCCGGCGATCCGGCCTTTGACGAGGCCGCCTACGACGCGTTTTGCACGCTGGCTTGCTGCGTCGCCATGCCTGTGGAGACGGTCATTCGCAAGTCGCTGGCCCGGCGACAGGTTGCGGCGAGCACGGAATTGACGATCGCCCGCGCGACGCAAGACGCCGTCACGCCCAAGGCGCTGCCGCAATGGAACGAACTGTATGTCGCTGGGTATCGCCTGATGGGGACGGAGCGGTGCTGCGATTATTACGACATCGTGCAGCTTCCCGACAAGACGGCGTCGCTGATCATGGCGCGGATCGAGGCGGAGGGCGCGGCTGTCCCGCGGACGCTGGCGGAGGTGCGCACGGCGTTTCGCAGCTCCGCCCTGCACGTCGATGCGCCGCACCTTTTTGCGCGGGCGCTGAACTGGCTGCTTTCGGCGAGCGAGGGGCGGGTGACGGTCGATCTCGCCCATTTATGGATCGCTCCGGCGACGGGCAAAGTGCAATACACCATTGCGGGCAGCGGCGTGCATCTGGCGCGGGTCGGCGCGGATGGGGAGTTCGAATGGATCGAGACGGCCTGCTGTGAGTCCATCGGCAAGGCCAAGGGCGTGCCCGCGGAACTTGGCGCGTTTGAACTCGGACACGGCGAGACGCTGGTGATGGCGACGGATGGGGTAAACAAGGCGGCCAATGCCCAAGCGGAGACGTTCAAGCTTTCGGGGCTGGAGGACAGCTTGTGCGAAGGCCTGAGCCGGACGCCCGGGCAGGCATTGACGGAGCTAGAGGCGGAACTGACGGAGTTCTTGCACGGGGGAACGGTGCCTGACGACCTTTCGGTCGTGTTGGCGCGCAGGAAATAG
- a CDS encoding PilT/PilU family type 4a pilus ATPase, whose protein sequence is MSDAPKASRKTIEQLLGAMKTHGASDLHLKAGVAPTYRVGGILRTVNLPTMSGEEIERCMTPIIPEIRRPEYETRGDLDFAAELPDGDRFRINIFKAGGQMNAAIRRLNSAIPSFEELHLPPIYRKLADTTNEGMILVSGVTGSGKSTTLAALIEHINLTRHDNIVTIEDPVEFCFKPKKSIISQREIGIDIPDFGEALKYVVRQDPDTVYIGEMRDKFTMTAALQAAETGHLVFASLHSADAMQTFARILEFFPRSEHEFVRGALSNCLKAICSQRLMPGAKEGVPLVPATEILINSPTCKDLIRKEQDKGIPALIDSSEKEGMHSYTTSLAKLVEDDLVFMDVALQFAPNAEALASQLRGIKTQSRTMVQRTR, encoded by the coding sequence ATGAGCGATGCTCCCAAGGCCTCACGAAAGACCATTGAACAGCTTCTCGGGGCGATGAAGACCCACGGGGCCTCCGACCTGCACCTGAAGGCGGGTGTTGCGCCGACCTATCGCGTCGGCGGAATCCTCCGGACCGTCAATCTCCCCACCATGTCCGGCGAGGAGATCGAGCGCTGCATGACGCCGATCATTCCGGAAATTCGCCGCCCGGAGTACGAAACTCGCGGCGATCTCGACTTCGCCGCGGAGCTGCCCGACGGCGATCGCTTCCGCATCAATATCTTCAAGGCCGGCGGCCAGATGAACGCCGCTATCCGGCGGCTGAACTCAGCGATCCCGAGTTTTGAAGAACTACACCTGCCGCCGATCTACCGAAAGCTCGCCGATACGACGAATGAAGGGATGATTCTCGTTTCCGGCGTGACGGGATCGGGAAAGAGCACCACCCTCGCGGCCTTGATCGAGCACATCAACCTGACGCGCCACGACAACATCGTCACCATCGAGGACCCCGTCGAGTTCTGTTTTAAGCCGAAAAAGTCGATCATCTCCCAGCGCGAGATCGGCATCGACATCCCCGATTTTGGCGAGGCGCTCAAGTACGTCGTCCGCCAGGACCCCGACACCGTTTACATCGGTGAGATGCGCGACAAGTTCACCATGACCGCCGCGCTGCAGGCCGCCGAAACCGGTCACCTGGTTTTCGCGAGTTTGCACAGCGCCGATGCGATGCAGACGTTCGCGCGCATCCTCGAGTTCTTCCCGCGGTCGGAGCATGAGTTCGTTCGCGGTGCCCTGTCTAACTGCCTGAAGGCGATTTGCTCGCAACGTCTGATGCCGGGGGCGAAGGAAGGGGTCCCGCTGGTCCCCGCGACGGAGATATTGATCAACTCCCCGACCTGCAAGGACCTGATCCGCAAGGAGCAAGACAAAGGGATCCCCGCGCTCATTGACTCCAGCGAAAAAGAAGGCATGCACAGCTACACCACATCGCTGGCAAAACTCGTCGAGGATGACCTGGTGTTCATGGACGTGGCCCTGCAGTTCGCCCCCAATGCCGAGGCCCTGGCCAGCCAGCTTCGCGGCATCAAGACCCAATCCCGCACCATGGTCCAGCGGACGCGGTAA
- a CDS encoding glycosyltransferase — translation MDTVLWAWSGMTVLALVAWTSRHFQLSRAARVMPPLDSTMYASDDGALPTVSLLVAAKDEAANIEACVRSLVEQDYPRLDVIAVNDRSGDETGAILDRLAAQSDRLTALHVRELRPGWFGKNNAMREGLERAGGEWLCFTDADCVQTCPRSLTIAMRYALEKGVDFLSVLPAHETKGFWESIIQPACSGILMIWFNPLYVNNPARRTAYANGAFMLMRRSCYEAIGGHDAVKTELNEDMHMARRAKEAGQRLRVVSNVDLYTVRMYDGFAQTRAGWSRIFYGCFGTLRRLIVTAVMVVLVSLLPWVALAASLGAVLADAAPDRTWRALLVASAATCLMQMTVMLRFYRLNRLHPVYALAYPLGVAIGLWALVGAIRRLGGRSTTTWRGTTYRGDRVEPTVQAISAK, via the coding sequence ATGGACACGGTTCTCTGGGCATGGTCGGGCATGACGGTGCTGGCGCTGGTCGCCTGGACCAGTCGCCATTTCCAGCTTTCGCGCGCCGCGCGGGTCATGCCGCCGCTGGATTCGACGATGTACGCCAGCGACGATGGGGCGCTGCCGACCGTCAGCCTCCTCGTCGCCGCCAAAGATGAGGCGGCCAATATCGAGGCCTGCGTACGTTCGCTCGTCGAACAGGACTATCCCCGCCTCGACGTCATCGCCGTCAACGATCGCAGCGGCGACGAAACGGGGGCAATCCTCGATCGCCTCGCGGCCCAGAGTGATCGGCTGACCGCCCTGCACGTGCGGGAGCTTCGGCCCGGCTGGTTCGGGAAGAACAACGCGATGCGCGAGGGCCTCGAGCGCGCGGGCGGCGAGTGGCTTTGTTTTACCGATGCGGATTGCGTGCAGACCTGCCCACGATCCCTGACGATTGCGATGCGCTATGCGCTGGAGAAGGGCGTGGACTTCCTTTCCGTCCTCCCGGCGCACGAGACCAAGGGTTTCTGGGAGAGCATCATTCAGCCCGCGTGCAGCGGGATATTGATGATCTGGTTCAATCCGCTCTACGTGAACAACCCGGCGCGGCGCACAGCGTACGCCAACGGGGCGTTCATGCTTATGCGCCGCTCGTGCTACGAGGCCATCGGTGGGCACGACGCGGTCAAGACGGAACTCAACGAGGATATGCACATGGCGCGGCGGGCGAAGGAGGCCGGGCAGCGGCTGCGCGTCGTGTCGAACGTGGACCTCTATACGGTGCGGATGTACGACGGCTTCGCCCAGACACGGGCGGGTTGGAGCCGCATTTTTTATGGCTGCTTCGGCACGCTGCGCCGGCTGATCGTCACGGCGGTCATGGTCGTCCTGGTGAGCCTGCTGCCGTGGGTGGCGCTGGCGGCGTCGCTCGGCGCTGTCTTGGCCGATGCCGCGCCGGATCGAACGTGGCGGGCGCTGCTCGTCGCGTCCGCCGCAACCTGTTTGATGCAGATGACGGTCATGCTGCGGTTCTATCGGCTCAATCGGCTTCATCCGGTGTATGCCCTGGCCTACCCGCTTGGCGTTGCGATCGGTCTGTGGGCGCTCGTAGGGGCCATACGCCGCCTGGGCGGTCGCTCGACGACGACTTGGCGGGGAACGACGTATCGGGGCGATCGGGTGGAGCCGACGGTGCAGGCGATCTCGGCGAAATAG
- a CDS encoding O-antigen ligase family protein translates to MSRSSPSKDPPRRHKADRTVLIFSAIVGFVLFSSTLLLCDVSGVKPGDQWPWLVDRLLAVPVQLTDLSDLRYYAVPVGLALLLVLLPIRISQHGRVSDYWFEMLAAATLLWACTSAWSNGSWEQSRGWLFWLACGLGWAAALGRVGSVSQVKGALAAASIVAIVAAGLSLAHRQALGERFFQLPVGPITLTASLGALWTAMGSVWLVGAVTTKYREISTPTPTHRRSSKDPHEIRGTESTPFPAILWGTVVSITALFLLLAANRRGAWMGLLAAWAAVSGMVLWERCRTRTQRAILIVAALVALVGAAWYVRGQARSSEVAASLPLRVRSIYWQTMLKMIPDAPVWGAGPDRFVIKATTAQALQRAEEPKILHGTVDFDGHNEWLQAAFELGIPGALMYVALPIGAIVVGSRRWRQLEASARVMILALLAGLIEICVAEASSINLRSPILPGWYWTILGLTVALGRHAPFEAASTVRGSSQAASRAMGIIAAVAILALVAVDVRAAIHHAQGRAQLLKDDAQAEKELELAVGRFGAGRWLSSRNYLAAARSNQLRAHYETPVAASLPASDRNDISVLGRRAIEAWRELWQACPGYLDTGFRLAEAQMMIGDLAAARATLEIFLRDIHPYDKQGNILFIQIGELDAAGKLECVRRALRADQWEEILLATATESLKSPMVASAWPARVEQALRDVGRPVETDWVDPLAPETLRVEAFRRIGQGDLAGAERVQVAAAEAYDRIARKYAAVRRKWPAEVDAWYLAAQFLFLLDSSRYQEAFERVQRAEFYVIDSIPSSVVPNAAPSAELVGGRIMPMEMPDKLARFWRFSAMMHLIMKKDPGQINLRINWSLPADARTPERTYTEVGRLAVEIVKTYETRPEASRPPSYSELVGLARKMGTP, encoded by the coding sequence ATGAGTCGATCCTCGCCGAGCAAGGACCCACCGCGTCGGCACAAGGCGGATCGGACCGTTCTCATCTTCTCGGCCATCGTCGGGTTCGTTCTGTTTTCATCGACGCTGCTTCTGTGCGATGTCTCGGGCGTCAAGCCGGGGGACCAGTGGCCGTGGCTCGTGGATCGCCTGCTGGCTGTGCCGGTGCAACTCACCGATCTGTCTGACCTGCGTTATTACGCCGTGCCCGTGGGCCTCGCGCTTTTGTTGGTGTTGTTGCCCATCCGCATTTCACAGCACGGCCGCGTTTCGGATTACTGGTTTGAGATGCTCGCCGCCGCAACGCTTCTCTGGGCGTGCACTTCGGCGTGGAGCAACGGTTCCTGGGAGCAATCGCGCGGGTGGCTGTTCTGGCTGGCCTGCGGACTGGGCTGGGCGGCTGCGCTCGGTCGGGTCGGCTCGGTCAGCCAGGTCAAGGGTGCACTCGCGGCAGCGTCCATCGTCGCGATCGTCGCCGCCGGGCTGTCGCTGGCGCATCGCCAGGCGCTCGGCGAGCGGTTTTTTCAGTTGCCCGTCGGCCCGATCACGCTCACGGCGTCGCTGGGGGCGCTGTGGACCGCGATGGGCAGCGTGTGGTTGGTCGGCGCCGTGACGACAAAGTATCGGGAGATTTCAACTCCGACACCGACTCACCGGAGAAGCAGCAAGGATCCCCACGAAATTCGTGGAACCGAGTCCACGCCATTTCCCGCAATCCTGTGGGGGACCGTGGTGTCAATCACGGCGTTATTCCTCCTCCTCGCCGCGAACCGGCGCGGGGCATGGATGGGCTTGCTCGCGGCATGGGCGGCCGTTAGCGGGATGGTACTGTGGGAACGTTGTCGAACCCGAACACAACGCGCAATTCTGATTGTCGCGGCCCTCGTCGCACTCGTTGGCGCCGCGTGGTATGTCCGCGGCCAGGCGCGAAGCAGCGAGGTGGCCGCGAGCCTGCCGCTGCGCGTTCGCTCGATCTACTGGCAAACCATGCTCAAAATGATCCCCGACGCGCCGGTCTGGGGGGCGGGTCCCGACCGGTTCGTGATCAAGGCGACGACCGCGCAGGCCCTGCAGCGGGCCGAGGAGCCGAAGATTCTGCACGGGACCGTAGACTTCGACGGGCATAACGAGTGGCTTCAGGCGGCGTTTGAGTTGGGGATTCCCGGCGCCTTGATGTACGTCGCCCTGCCGATCGGCGCGATCGTCGTCGGTTCGAGGCGCTGGCGGCAATTGGAGGCCTCCGCACGTGTCATGATTCTGGCGCTTTTGGCGGGCCTGATCGAGATTTGCGTCGCCGAGGCCAGCAGCATCAATCTGCGTTCGCCGATCTTGCCGGGCTGGTATTGGACGATCCTGGGGCTGACCGTAGCGCTCGGCCGTCACGCCCCGTTCGAAGCGGCGTCGACGGTGAGGGGCAGCAGTCAAGCGGCCAGCCGAGCGATGGGAATTATTGCTGCCGTGGCGATTCTGGCCCTCGTGGCCGTTGACGTCCGCGCGGCAATCCACCACGCGCAGGGCCGGGCGCAGCTTCTCAAGGACGATGCACAGGCGGAGAAAGAACTTGAACTGGCCGTCGGCCGGTTCGGGGCGGGGCGATGGCTTTCCTCACGAAACTATCTCGCGGCGGCCCGATCGAATCAACTCCGCGCGCATTACGAAACCCCGGTCGCCGCGAGCCTGCCCGCGTCGGATCGAAACGACATCAGCGTACTCGGCCGGCGCGCGATCGAGGCCTGGAGGGAGTTGTGGCAGGCCTGCCCCGGATATCTCGATACGGGCTTTCGACTGGCCGAGGCCCAGATGATGATCGGCGATCTCGCGGCGGCGCGGGCGACGCTCGAAATATTCCTCCGCGATATCCATCCCTACGACAAGCAAGGCAATATTCTCTTCATTCAAATCGGCGAGCTGGATGCGGCGGGCAAGCTCGAATGCGTGCGCCGCGCGCTCCGCGCGGACCAGTGGGAGGAGATTCTGCTTGCCACGGCGACGGAGAGCTTGAAGTCGCCGATGGTCGCTTCGGCGTGGCCGGCGCGGGTCGAGCAGGCCCTTCGCGATGTCGGGCGACCCGTTGAAACGGATTGGGTCGATCCTCTGGCGCCCGAGACGCTGCGCGTTGAGGCCTTTCGGCGCATCGGCCAAGGCGATCTCGCCGGGGCCGAGCGTGTCCAGGTCGCCGCCGCCGAGGCTTATGATCGGATCGCGCGGAAATACGCGGCGGTCCGGCGAAAATGGCCCGCGGAGGTCGATGCGTGGTACCTGGCGGCCCAGTTTCTGTTCCTGCTCGATTCCTCGCGATACCAGGAGGCCTTCGAGCGCGTACAACGCGCCGAGTTCTACGTCATCGACAGCATTCCCTCGTCGGTCGTCCCGAATGCAGCGCCTTCCGCCGAACTCGTGGGGGGCCGCATCATGCCGATGGAAATGCCCGACAAGCTCGCGCGATTCTGGCGGTTCTCGGCCATGATGCACCTGATCATGAAAAAAGATCCGGGGCAGATTAACCTTCGCATTAATTGGAGTCTGCCGGCCGACGCCCGAACACCGGAGCGGACCTACACCGAGGTCGGGCGCCTCGCCGTGGAAATTGTGAAGACCTATGAGACCCGGCCGGAGGCATCCCGGCCGCCGAGTTATTCTGAATTGGTCGGGTTGGCCCGGAAGATGGGGACTCCCTAG
- a CDS encoding RDD family protein, with protein sequence MSGVAIPKAEQAVCPICDRVVREKRMRKLYDVPVCRKCSNGFANRRQLGWIIDHVATIALSAVIGFLVGMVFPQAFSPARTTSTVEDVFWIAFSWVLVPMFFALKDGFSGYSPGKWLCGVRAVDWDTREPISFLQSFKRNLVLIIPVVPLLVAMQLIKGRRSGDKWANTCVVWEKKAYRMPFDPRGILCTKCGYNLTGNVSGRCPECGQEIRLKAPAARTAPVGSAAIPASGFELGPHRR encoded by the coding sequence ATGAGCGGCGTTGCAATTCCGAAAGCCGAGCAGGCGGTTTGTCCCATCTGTGATCGCGTGGTTCGCGAAAAGCGGATGCGCAAGCTGTACGACGTGCCGGTCTGTCGCAAGTGCAGCAACGGGTTCGCGAATCGGCGTCAGCTTGGGTGGATCATCGATCACGTCGCGACCATTGCCCTTTCCGCCGTTATTGGTTTTCTGGTGGGCATGGTTTTCCCGCAGGCGTTTTCGCCAGCTCGCACGACGTCAACCGTGGAGGACGTTTTTTGGATCGCCTTTTCCTGGGTACTTGTACCTATGTTCTTCGCATTGAAGGACGGATTTTCCGGTTACTCGCCGGGCAAGTGGCTGTGCGGCGTGCGCGCGGTCGATTGGGATACCCGCGAACCGATTTCGTTTTTGCAGAGCTTCAAGCGCAACCTGGTTCTCATCATTCCCGTCGTGCCGCTTCTCGTCGCGATGCAGCTTATTAAGGGCCGGCGCTCCGGTGACAAATGGGCCAACACGTGCGTCGTGTGGGAGAAAAAGGCCTACCGAATGCCGTTCGACCCCAGGGGAATCCTGTGTACGAAGTGTGGATACAACCTCACGGGCAACGTCTCGGGCCGCTGCCCGGAATGCGGGCAAGAGATTCGCCTCAAAGCCCCGGCGGCCCGTACGGCGCCGGTTGGAAGTGCCGCCATACCTGCCAGCGGCTTCGAATTGGGCCCGCACCGCCGTTGA
- a CDS encoding YggS family pyridoxal phosphate-dependent enzyme — translation MVSNLASVRRRLSDNLKKVRERIHQAAERGRRRPEDIRLVAVTKYVEVDVIRQALELGVLDIGESRAQQLNQRAGMMHEYFERKSVLGGRREGPAPRPRWHMVGHLQRNKVKLVVPWAELVHSVDSLRLAEDLHQQAAKLGRVVDILLQVNTSGERSKFGIAVGAAPHLVEHLAEWPSVRLCGLMTMAPLDSKPQELRLAFERLRDVFEDMRGEHHLESHFKELSMGMSNDFETAIECGATMVRIGSLLFEGLSSPAAAPDEDEA, via the coding sequence GTGGTCAGCAATCTCGCCTCTGTTCGCCGCCGGCTCAGCGATAATCTCAAAAAGGTCCGTGAGCGCATCCACCAGGCGGCCGAGCGCGGTCGCCGCCGACCGGAGGACATCCGCCTCGTCGCGGTCACCAAATACGTTGAAGTGGACGTCATCCGCCAGGCTTTGGAACTGGGCGTGCTGGACATCGGCGAAAGCCGGGCGCAGCAACTCAACCAGCGCGCCGGCATGATGCACGAGTATTTCGAGCGAAAGAGCGTCCTCGGCGGGCGGCGCGAGGGACCGGCGCCCCGACCCCGCTGGCACATGGTCGGGCATCTGCAGCGCAACAAGGTCAAGCTCGTCGTCCCGTGGGCGGAGTTGGTCCACAGTGTGGACAGCCTGCGGCTCGCGGAAGATCTCCACCAACAGGCGGCCAAGCTCGGCCGCGTCGTCGACATACTGTTGCAAGTGAATACCAGCGGGGAGCGGTCGAAGTTCGGCATCGCCGTCGGGGCCGCGCCGCATCTGGTGGAACATCTGGCCGAATGGCCGAGTGTTCGCCTGTGCGGACTGATGACAATGGCCCCGCTGGATTCCAAGCCGCAGGAGCTGCGCCTCGCGTTCGAGCGTTTGCGGGACGTCTTCGAGGACATGCGCGGCGAACACCACCTCGAATCGCATTTCAAGGAACTCTCGATGGGCATGAGCAACGACTTCGAGACGGCGATCGAGTGCGGCGCGACGATGGTGCGGATCGGCAGCCTGCTGTTCGAAGGGCTTTCCAGCCCGGCGGCCGCCCCCGATGAGGACGAGGCGTGA